In one window of Gossypium arboreum isolate Shixiya-1 chromosome 4, ASM2569848v2, whole genome shotgun sequence DNA:
- the LOC108459518 gene encoding protein MAINTENANCE OF PSII UNDER HIGH LIGHT 1, producing MAFASQAMISTNSCAFTSPNLLFLKKCSKINNKTRQFHFFTVRASSDEPDDCNEEECAPDKEVGKVSVEWLAGDKTKVVGTFPPRRRGWTGYVEKDTAGQTNIYSIEPAVYVAESAISSGTAGSSADGAENTAAVAAGFALIFVAAASSIVLQVGKNSPPIKTAEYTGPALSYYINKFKPPEIIQAAAPSVTETPSSELTENSAPEISDIQVQSELPPESSSLSSTS from the exons ATGGCATTTGCATCACAGGCAATGATATCAACCAACAGCTGTGCCTTCACTTCCCCAAACTTGTTGTTTTTGAAGAAATGTTCCAAAATTAACAACAAGACCAGGCAATTCCATTTCTTCACTGTTAGAGCTTCTTCTGATGAACCCGATGACTGTAATGAAGAGGAATGTGCACCAGATAAAGAG GTTGGGAAGGTGAGTGTGGAATGGTTAGCTGGGGATAAGACAAAAGTGGTCGGGACATTTCCGCCTCGCCGACGGGGCTGGACTGGCTATGTCGAAAAGGACACCGCGGGGCAGACCAACATTTATTCAATAGAG CCTGCAGTTTACGTAGCTGAAAGTGCGATAAGCTCGGGAACCGCCGGTTCTTCAGCGGACGGAGCTGAGAATACTGCTGCAGTTGCTGCCGGATTCGCCCTTATCTTTGTTGCTGCAGCTTCATCTATAGTCCTTCAAGTTGGCAAGAACTCACCTCCGATAAAGACGGCCGAATATACTGGACCAGCACTTAGTTACTACATAAACAAGTTTAAGCCACCGGAAATTATCCAGGCTGCGGCACCGAGTGTGACTGAAACGCCCTCCTCAGAGTTAACAGAAAACTCGGCTCCCGAAATTTCAGACATTCAGGTTCAATCTGAACTTCCACCTGAATCTTCTAGTCTAAGCAGTACTTCATAG